The following proteins are co-located in the Castanea sativa cultivar Marrone di Chiusa Pesio chromosome 8, ASM4071231v1 genome:
- the LOC142605805 gene encoding uncharacterized protein LOC142605805: protein MCPSTARYPDFYTEQANALNNYGKPFASPFSEAYNPNWRNHPNFSWRQNQPPTNQVPAYAKFLKDLVTMKRKKNVPKKTFLTEQVSSIIQNKYPVKCKDPRSPTISCKLGDHLIERALLDLGASVNLLPYLVYLQLGLRELKPTTMTLQLADRSVKIPREWCNEDFFGNITVELNIFHISKQVLENEDIYEVDMIESLVHDTFLQSSYEDPLEACLNIFGCNFDIEHSIEEVKALLDFVPLLSTDSWQPKVIPLPLSSSPPPFAEEPPKLELKPLPDTLKYAFLGSSETLPVIIASHLDDLRECQLISVLQEHKEARLVNC, encoded by the exons ATGTGTCCTTCCACAGCTAGGTACCCTGATTTTTATACCGAGCAAGCAAATGCACTGAATAATTATGGAAAACCATTTGCTAGTCCATTTTCAGAGGCATACAATCCAAATTGGAGGAACCATCCTAATTTCTCATGGAGGCAAAATCAGCCTCCCACAAAT CAAGTTCCTGCTTATGCCAAGTTTCTAAAAGATCTTGTgacaatgaaaagaaagaaaaatgtccCTAAAAAGACATTTTTGACCGAGCAAGTCAGTTCaatcattcaaaataaatatcCAGTGAAATGTAAGGACCCAAGATCCCCTACAATTTCATGCAAGCTTGGGGATCATCTCATTGAGCGAGCTTTGCTAGATTTGGGGGCAAGTGTGAACTTATTGCCATATTTAGTGTACTTACAGCTAGGTTTGAGGGAGTTAAAACCAACAACTATGACACTTCAATTAGCTGATAGGTCTGTGAAAATCCCCAGAG AATGGTGTAATGAAGATTTCTTTGGGAATATAACCGTTGAGCTTAATATCTTCCACATAAGTAAACAAGTGCTAGAAAATGAGGATATCTATGAGGTTGACATGATTGAGAGTCTCGTCCATGATACTTTCCTACAATCGAGTTATGAGGATCCTCTAGAGGCTTGCTTAAATATTTTTGGTTGCAATTTTGATATTGAACACTCAATTGAAGAGGTCAAGGCATTGTTAGATTTTGTTCCTCTCTTAAGTACTGATAGTTGGCAACCAAAAGTGATCCCTCTTCCACTTTCTTCATCCCCACCCCCATTTGCTGAGGAACCACCAAAGTTGGAGTTGAAACCATTACCTGACACACTTAAGTATGCCTTTTTAGGTTCTTCTGAGACCTTACCTGTCATTATAGCTTCACATTTGGATGACCTTAGGGAATGCCAATTGATAAGTGTACTTCAAGAGCATAAGGAAGCTAGGTTGGTCAATTGCTGA